The Arachis hypogaea cultivar Tifrunner chromosome 19, arahy.Tifrunner.gnm2.J5K5, whole genome shotgun sequence genome has a window encoding:
- the LOC112778994 gene encoding lectin-like, protein MGVSFNLHKFDPKHSKEIQFQGDATITDHHIIRLTNLDDDGNPLGNRVGRVLFSDPVHLYDHSGLRAGFETTFVFRISKPYNTEYTPGPGDGLAFFLASADTEIPPESSGKFLGLFNDASDRIVAVEFDTFSNSDIGDPNYPHIGIDVNSIRSSKVCYWNFHDAAITTAKITYNSAHKKLTVHVSTYLHSQPDTLTYDVDLSTKLPEKVKIGISASTGQFSQTTEILSWIFKSN, encoded by the coding sequence ATGGGTGTCTCATTTAACTTGCACAAATTTGACCCTAAGCACTCCAAGGAGATCCAATTCCAAGGAGACGCAACCATTACCGATCACCATATCATTCGACTCACCAATCTGGACGACGATGGCAACCCACTGGGAAACAGAGTTGGCCGAGTCTTATTCTCCGACCCTGTGCACCTCTACGACCACAGTGGCCTCCGAGCAGGATTTGAAACCACCTTCGTCTTTCGCATCTCAAAACCCTATAACACTGAATATACACCTGGACCTGGTGATGGTCTTGCCTTCTTCCTTGCTAGTGCTGACACTGAAATTCCTCCTGAATCTTCTGGAAAGTTTCTCGGCCTCTTTAATGATGCATCTGACAGAATTGTTGCTGTTGAATTCGATACTTTTTCCAACTCCGATATTGGGGATCCCAATTATCCGCACATCGGAATTGATGTTAACTCTATCAGGTCATCAAAAGTTTGTTACTGGAATTTTCATGATGCAGCGATAACTACTGCAAAAATAACATATAACTCTGCTCATAAGAAGTTAACTGTCCATGTCTCTACATATCTCCACAGCCAACCCGACACTCTTACTTATGATGTCGATTTGAGCACTAAGCTGCCTGAAAAGGTTAAGATTGGAATATCTGCTTCCACTGGACAATTCTCGCAGACTACTGAGATTCTGTCTTGGATCTTCAAGTCTAACTGA